From Pan troglodytes isolate AG18354 chromosome 9, NHGRI_mPanTro3-v2.0_pri, whole genome shotgun sequence, the proteins below share one genomic window:
- the CDC42EP2 gene encoding cdc42 effector protein 2 — translation MSTKVPIYLKRGSRKGKKEKLRDLLSSDMISPPLGDFRHTIHIGSGGGSDMFGDISFLQGKFHLLPGTMVEGPEEDGTFDLPFQFTRTATVCGRELPDGPSPLLKNAISLPVIGGPQALTLPTAQAPPKPPRLHLETPQPSPQEGGSVDIWRIPETGSPHSGLTPESGAEEPFLSNASSLLSLHVDLGPSILDDVLQIMDQDLDSMQIPT, via the coding sequence ATGTCCACCAAGGTGCCCATCTATCTGAAGCGTGGCAGTCGCAAGGGCAAGAAGGAGAAGCTTCGGGACCTGCTGTCCTCGGACATGATCAGCCCACCGCTGGGGGACTTCCGCCACACCATTCATATCGGCAGTGGCGGCGGCAGTGACATGTTTGGCGACATCTCCTTCCTGCAGGGCAAGTTCCACCTGCTGCCAGGGACCATGGTGGAGGGGCCTGAAGAAGATGGCACCTTCGACCTCCCCTTCCAGTTCACCCGCACCGCCACCGTGTGTGGGAGGGAGCTCCCGGACGGCCCATCCCCTCTGCTCAAGAACGCCATCTCCCTCCCGGTTATCGGTGGACCCCAGGCTCTCACCCTGCCCACAGCCCAGGCTCCACCCAAGCCCCCTCGCCTGCACCTGGAGACCCCTCAGCCTTCCccacaggagggagggagtgtgGACATCTGGAGGATTCCAGAGACTGGCTCCCCCCACAGTGGGCTGACCCCGGAGTCAGGGGCCGAGGAGCCCTTCCTGTCCAATGCCAGCTCCCTGCTGTCCCTGCACGTGGACCTGGGGCCTTCCATCCTGGATGATGTCCTGCAGATCATGGATCAGGACCTGGACAGCATGCAGATCCCCACATAG